The genomic segment ATACTCCATAAATAACCAATGCAAGGGCAAAAAAAACCAGTGAAAAACAGCCTAGCCCTTTAAGCCAGCCTCAACATGTTGCCGGCAAAAAAGATGAACAAGTCACATTCGCATTATGGCTTTGGCCAAAAAAGCGCAGAAAGAAAAACAACCAAAAAAAAACACTACTCATACTCCGCTAGCCTTCCCTTCAAAAATAAGCTCGATAAGCTTAATTAACTGAAAATACCAATCATCCCGTACAGCGCCAAGCGCCAGAAAATAAAGCTGACCCTTGCCCAGCATGAAGTCAAATAAGGCTAGGAATAGCTTGGTAATTTGCAGTTTTCAAATTGAAATGATTACAGCTGACAACGATTTAAAGTCAACTTTGACTCGTACAGCTCAGGTCAGCAGAAACAAAAAAACTGATAATCACCCAAAAACAGCTCGTTAGAAATTTAAGTCGTTTTTGGCATAAATTTCGCTTCGTATATTCCACCACATAGGGTTTTGACTAAAATAGTTGGGTGCTGAGGAAATATGTAATCTGAGTAGCTAACTAGCAAAATATAAAGGGAATAAAAGGGAAAATTTATGGCTAAGAAAGAAAGAGTAGTTCTGGAAAAATCAATTAAACCTGCTGGTGTTTTAGCGCTGGCTATTGGCTCGATTATCGGCTGGGGTTGTTTTATTTTACCTGGCAGCATGATGGATAAAGCTGGCCCAGTAGGAGCCATCATAGGACTTATACTTGGAGCAGTAATCATGCTCGTTATAGCAAAAAGCTATGGCTATATGATTCAAAAAGTTCCTGTTTCTGGTGGAGAATTTGCTTACGCCTATAACGGTTTTGGTCGCAACCACGCCTATGTTTGTGGCTGGTTTCTTACTCTGGGCTATCTCAGTATTGTTCCCCTCAATGCAACGGCACTATCTCTTCTGGCAAAGTTTACAGCACCAGAACTCCTTACCTGGGGTTATCTCTATACGATTGCAGGCTCAAAAATTTACTTTGGAGAGGTTGCTCTTGCTTCATCTGCAATGCTCATTTTTGGTTTCCTAAATTATCGTGGCTCTAAAGGTGTTGCTGGCGTTCAGGTTTACATGGTTGCTCTCTTGGTTGCCGCTGCAATTCTTATTGCAGGCGGTGCAATATCATCTGAATCAGCATCGTTTAGCAACCTTGTTCCATATTTCAACCCTGATGTGCCAACCATTGCTGGCATTGTAAGTATTGTTGCCATTGCCCCGTGGTTGTTTGTTGGTTTTGACACTATTCCTCAGGCGGCAGAAGAATACGACTTCCCACCTGCAAAAGCGAACAAACTCATCATACTCTCTATTCTTGTTGGTGTCGGAATATACCTGTTAGTTCTGGTAGCAACAGGTGTCGTTTTTCCTTGGCAAGAGTTATCTGCGGGCAACCATGTATGGCCTACAGGATTTGCGATGGAAGCTGCGGTAGGTAAGGCAGGTCTTTGGTTTCTCGTAATTGCAATTTCAATGGGAATTTGTACTGGTATTAACGGCTTTTACATGGCTACGAGCCGTCTGCTCTTTTCCATGGGACGCGCACAGGTGTTACCTGAATGGTTTACTGGCGTGGATAAGAAGAGTGGTGTACCTAAAAACGCTGTAATTTTCACAGCAGCAGTTGCTCTTATCGCACCATGGTTTGGTCGTAACGTTATTGTCTGGGTTGTTGAAATGGCTGCCCTCGGTACAGCTTTTGGCTACATGTACACCTGTTTTGGAGCATATAGAGAGGCCAAGAAAGCTGATGGCAGAAATGTTGAAATCCCAATAAAAAGTGGAACTGCTCTTGCTGGTGGCCTTCTCTCTTTTGGCATCCTTCTTCTTCTCTGTGTTCCAGGTAGCCCAGGTTTTATGGCCCATGAATCTTGGTATGCTCTCGGAGTGTGGGTTGCTCTAGGCGCTGTATTCTACGCTATGCAGGCTAAGCGCTATAACGCCCTAAGCCATGCAGAACTTGACTACTTAATTCTTGACAAAAAAGACTCTTCCGACAAATCTGTGGGTGAATGTGACGAAAATATCATGGTTCAGCCTATAATTAATACTGGATCTACAATAAGTGCAATAGACTAAAGTCTGAAAAGTTGGTGAGTTGGAGCTGTTTTCCGCCAACTCACCCAAGCCTCATGGCACTTATCTGGTTTGCGTAAAGCAGGTTTGCCAATCCACGAAATGGAAGGGAGCTCACTCCGCTGGAAGTCTTTACTGGTCAGACTCTTACACTTATTGCTTAACCTGACATCAATCTGAGTAAGTCCCTATTAAAATTGACTTCTTGTCGCACCCGGAACATGTTACGGATTGAGCATGTCGCTCAAAGTGTAACTTAAGTCAGTCTCTAGTACACAGTAATTTTTAAGCATTCACTTCCACCCCAGTTCCTGCCATAATCTACTTTCTCGCATGAATCATGGAGCCTTTTATTCTTTCAACAGGAGGCTTTGGATGACAGGGAAGAGATGGCCCATCCTCCCTCATATCATGGAATCGGCTTTGGGTGCCCCCCCTCCCTTTGACACGGAGCTGCACACCGGAGAGGCCCCACGACGATAGCGCTTGAACTGTTTGAGCGTAGTGGAGTTCTCAAATTCTCGTGAGGTTTGCGGCGCACAGAGGGCCGTAGTGGCGGAGCTTTTTTTTCATCATTTTCTTTTGAGAGGATCAGGTTGTTTCTTTCCACTTGTATGAAAAATTACTATGGCGAAAATTGCACCAAAGGTGTCTGCAACAATATCTTTTTGGGCATCCCATATATCTCCTTGGGACCCCAGAACCTCAATCCCAGCCTCTGGGTCTCCCAAAATTGCAAACTGCCACTCCATAACTTCATAGATTCCGGCAAGAGACATGATGGCAAATAATGCAAACAGGTAGGTAACAACTTTTGAATTTGTCAGTTTTTTAGACGTCAATAATTCTGCTATGGGAAATGCGTAAAAACCTACGGTAAAATGGGCAATTCTATCGTAATGATTTCTCTCAAAGCCGAAAAAATCAGTGAACCAGTCAAAAGGGACTGCCGCAAAGGTATAATACCCGCCAATGGTGTGCATAAAGATCAAAAAAGAGATCAAAAAATAACTCAGGTTTGAAAATCTAAAATACCTGTATGTACCTACAAAAAGTATCACTATAAGTACAATTGGTAGATTTTCAGCAAACCATACCTCTCTTCCACTGAGAGGATTAATTCCTAAAATGATAAACAGTATTAAATAAGCAATAATGAGGAGATGGGGAAATTTGTTGCGCAAGAATAGCATAATATGATGCCCTGTTTTAAATAATTAATATGATGAAAAAACATAATCTCTACCCCTTCTCAACCCACTCCACCCAAGAATAGACCTTTACGACCTTATAACTTCACCCACAACAATTGTTCGTCCAGCAGTGAATTTGATCTTCTTGTTTATCACTATAGTGCTAGGTAGTTTTTCAACAATCTGATCTGGGAAAATAACACAGAAAGTTTTGATAAAAGGAATCCATTTGGTAAATATTGCCAGCGACAGATCTTGAGCGGAGGTGCACCAGGATCTGTCAGCCGGGAAGTCGGACACTAAACAACAATCATGGAGCCAAGGAGTAAAGGCATCTTTATTGTGAATATCTAAATCAACTCCCAAAACATCCCTATTTGTCTTCGCCATCCTGAGCATATTGACATTGTTATCAGAAGCATAGCTTTCCCTATCTAAAAGTTTAGCCGCCAGGGGAAGCAGACCTGTACCACAACAGGGATCAATAACAGGAGAACTCCCTGAAATATTTATAAGAGCAAGAGCAGCATGAGGTTTAAGGGAAACACAAGTTCTCTCTGTGATCTGCCCGAACTTCTCGACGATGCTATCTGTTTTCTCACGAACAAAGCCGGCAATCCAGAGCACATTATCTGGTGAGAAAACTAAAATAATTGATTTAGGATGAGAAGCTCTTATCTCCCCTCCGTGAATTTTTTCTGCCAGGAATGCATAGCTGGTGGAACCACATCTTTTGTTCTTATGAATTTTTTCAAGTCTGTAGGGAGATGGGATATTTTCGCTAAAGTTTGTGATGACTTCTTCTGGAGATGATCCTCGAGATACCTCTCTAATAGAAAACCTGGCATAGGCACTTTTCTCTAAGTCAAAACTCTCCCCATAAAAAAATCTATTTGAGGCTTGGGTCAAACCAGCAGAGATCATCTCGGCTAAGGCTAAATCTTCAAATCCTTCGGTTGTATTTCTATAAATCCAGATCATTAGAGGTCTTTTAAATTAAGGTTTGAAAGATGTTATGCAGCACCGTCACATTCTATTAGCACTCAATGTACTGTGTTCAAGCAAAGCAGTTTATAATCTCATCAGTATTCTTTTTGTGCTGTCATACAGTATGGCAACACTCACTGACGAGGAAATCGAGGATAAGGTTAAATTGGACATCTCTTGAAGGTTATACTTTTCGGGCAGCACACTATCTTCGGTGATTCTGCCCCTCGGAATAGCTCTAGCGTGAGGAATTCTATTTTTGATAGTAACATCTAATCCTGCAATGTCAGCCCCACTTTGACCACCTGATATGATTTTCTTTATCATTAAGTACTCTCTCTAAGACGTTGCAGTCGGAAGTTTTTTTTCGAATCTGACCAGTCTGCGCCATGAGATTTTATTTTCCTCCACCACGCAATATTTCTAACATTTTTTTTTGATGCTCTTTTATGTCAGTAAAAATCCATTCCTGCCCCGCTACACGAGTGTTTTGATTGTCTTGGCATTTCTGCATCATAATCATAAACTTGATTGACGCCACACTGACCTGCTTAATCTTTCCGGAAGTATCTAAGTAATGATCAAGCTTTGTTTTCGGACTCCAATTTGAACCTGAACTATTCGCCTCGCTACCAATCATAGCGTAGTTACCCAGGCAGTTTATTTGCTCTTTATCCAGCGCACCATTTTCTCCATTAGCATTGGCTTGCGGGTAGTAATGCTCTAAACTCCTGCGCGTTCTCGAAAAATAAAACTGTTGGAATACTTTCAGTCCAAAATCACTACATCCAAGTGAGGTAAAAAAATCAGTTCGGTTTGGATCGTCTTCTTTTATACTTTCGCCGCGAAGCTCATTAGCATATTTCTCCCACAACTTATAGTCAAGATAGTTGAAAACGAACAACGGAATACCCTTTGATTTTTCCGTGCCATCTCCATAGATTGCAGTAAAATCAAAATTGTCATTGAGTGGCTTAAAATTGAGTACATTGTTACAGAGGACGGTGTTATCGAAGCTACCAGGATTCGGCGTATTAATTTGGTTAAGGTTCTCAGCCATCAAATACACGTCTTTGAAGTATTTGTCCGCCAACTCCGACACGCAATCATAATACTTGCTAATATCCCTGTCGTCAGAACTGAACAGATACAGCAAGCAATAGAAGAGATAATTTTTCCTTTGTCTTGCCGTAAATGACACCTCGAACATCGAAAGCAACTGCACCAATTTATGTTGATGATCGCTTTCGCCGTCACGATTTTTCAGATAACCTTTTTTGCCGTCTTGTTGCCAATACTGCAGCTTCCAAGGGTTGTTCTCAATAGTGTCATCTTCATTTGAATGATGCACGAGATAATTGTCTAGCAGATATTTTGCCCTCAGCAAGTTGAAGCCGAACTTCTTTACAAA from the Desulfotalea psychrophila LSv54 genome contains:
- a CDS encoding DUF262 domain-containing protein — encoded protein: MKTKTLPLKELSIAEIYNGDKATYEVPIYQRNYAWEKDEISALIQDVYDAYTTAPKQTYFIGTLVSFHKGDQVYEVIDGQQRLTTINLVLGALGVYLQNKLTYRARKKSNDTIQSIPCFEIDEKDYGIVNGFKYAKDTINEIVLKECQDGFKTYFLDSVHLIHYQVPKDIDLNHYFEVMNSRGEQLEKHEIIKARLIEKLNNADKAKFNRLWESCSEMNVYIQQKYPEVSIFGKHLCDFKVSSFDALPNVDENENTMKIRDFINYKGGNKQQEEKYKIDTFQPIMDFSNFLLIVLKLTRIEESGLKPKNFILDDKELIHEFDDVHVEEEFVKKFGFNLLRAKYLLDNYLVHHSNEDDTIENNPWKLQYWQQDGKKGYLKNRDGESDHQHKLVQLLSMFEVSFTARQRKNYLFYCLLYLFSSDDRDISKYYDCVSELADKYFKDVYLMAENLNQINTPNPGSFDNTVLCNNVLNFKPLNDNFDFTAIYGDGTEKSKGIPLFVFNYLDYKLWEKYANELRGESIKEDDPNRTDFFTSLGCSDFGLKVFQQFYFSRTRRSLEHYYPQANANGENGALDKEQINCLGNYAMIGSEANSSGSNWSPKTKLDHYLDTSGKIKQVSVASIKFMIMMQKCQDNQNTRVAGQEWIFTDIKEHQKKMLEILRGGGK
- a CDS encoding YpsA SLOG family protein yields the protein MIKKIISGGQSGADIAGLDVTIKNRIPHARAIPRGRITEDSVLPEKYNLQEMSNLTLSSISSSVSVAILYDSTKRILMRL
- a CDS encoding APC family permease is translated as MAKKERVVLEKSIKPAGVLALAIGSIIGWGCFILPGSMMDKAGPVGAIIGLILGAVIMLVIAKSYGYMIQKVPVSGGEFAYAYNGFGRNHAYVCGWFLTLGYLSIVPLNATALSLLAKFTAPELLTWGYLYTIAGSKIYFGEVALASSAMLIFGFLNYRGSKGVAGVQVYMVALLVAAAILIAGGAISSESASFSNLVPYFNPDVPTIAGIVSIVAIAPWLFVGFDTIPQAAEEYDFPPAKANKLIILSILVGVGIYLLVLVATGVVFPWQELSAGNHVWPTGFAMEAAVGKAGLWFLVIAISMGICTGINGFYMATSRLLFSMGRAQVLPEWFTGVDKKSGVPKNAVIFTAAVALIAPWFGRNVIVWVVEMAALGTAFGYMYTCFGAYREAKKADGRNVEIPIKSGTALAGGLLSFGILLLLCVPGSPGFMAHESWYALGVWVALGAVFYAMQAKRYNALSHAELDYLILDKKDSSDKSVGECDENIMVQPIINTGSTISAID
- a CDS encoding TRM11 family SAM-dependent methyltransferase — its product is MIWIYRNTTEGFEDLALAEMISAGLTQASNRFFYGESFDLEKSAYARFSIREVSRGSSPEEVITNFSENIPSPYRLEKIHKNKRCGSTSYAFLAEKIHGGEIRASHPKSIILVFSPDNVLWIAGFVREKTDSIVEKFGQITERTCVSLKPHAALALINISGSSPVIDPCCGTGLLPLAAKLLDRESYASDNNVNMLRMAKTNRDVLGVDLDIHNKDAFTPWLHDCCLVSDFPADRSWCTSAQDLSLAIFTKWIPFIKTFCVIFPDQIVEKLPSTIVINKKIKFTAGRTIVVGEVIRS
- a CDS encoding DUF2238 domain-containing protein; this translates as MLFLRNKFPHLLIIAYLILFIILGINPLSGREVWFAENLPIVLIVILFVGTYRYFRFSNLSYFLISFLIFMHTIGGYYTFAAVPFDWFTDFFGFERNHYDRIAHFTVGFYAFPIAELLTSKKLTNSKVVTYLFALFAIMSLAGIYEVMEWQFAILGDPEAGIEVLGSQGDIWDAQKDIVADTFGAIFAIVIFHTSGKKQPDPLKRK